One window of the Labeo rohita strain BAU-BD-2019 chromosome 9, IGBB_LRoh.1.0, whole genome shotgun sequence genome contains the following:
- the gpbar1 gene encoding G-protein coupled bile acid receptor 1 — protein MDPLDNLNTEKLIFYLTVPLSTIIIFSNLFIIIGIACNRQLHNTPNYFFLSLLVADLCTGITLQFIPRMSLERQLDFKHCLVMYIFPNFIFLSFLFNLVMVHYERYLCIVSPLHHSQFWVHRCFPLALLTVWLPPLLYASLPAFGWNNWVEPNTNKSFDSNETLLRSSTSRNSSKEDEVCTYKQVFPKAFIYLEVCGLVLPAMLSIVAMTGRVLWIAHKQLQNICKLHRAVDRLQQQQPSDHEQQLNLRYAKCVAAVSLTFLVCWVPYIIFQLMSVTALQGGERSQSSSLYIIMSCTGIGSMAVIPLILGLANKQYTEPISRVMLKLRNRWRGGQNNRDIAL, from the coding sequence ATGGATCCACTCGACAACCTGAACACAGAGAAGTTGATCTTTTATTTGACAGTGCCGCTGTCTACAATCATCATCTTCTCCAACCTCTTCATCATAATAGGCATCGCCTGCAACCGGCAGCTCCACAACACTCCCAACTACTTCTTCTTGAGCCTGCTAGTGGCCGACTTGTGCACCGGCATCACCCTGCAATTCATCCCCCGCATGTCGCTCGAACGGCAGCTGGATTTCAAGCACTGCTTGGTGATGTACATCTTCCCGAACTTTATATTCCTGTCGTTCCTCTTCAATCTGGTGATGGTGCATTACGAACGCTACCTGTGCATTGTCAGCCCGCTCCACCACAGCCAGTTCTGGGTTCACCGCTGCTTTCCATTGGCCTTGTTGACCGTTTGGCTCCCACCGTTGCTGTATGCATCACTTCCCGCCTTTGGATGGAATAATTGGGTTGAACCCAACACCAACAAGAGCTTTGACTCAAATGAGACGCTCTTGAGATCATCCACATCTCGTAACTCCTCCAAAGAGGATGAGGTTTGCACCTACAAGCAGGTTTTTCCCAAGGCCTTCATTTATTTGGAAGTGTGTGGATTGGTGCTGCCAGCCATGCTGTCCATCGTAGCCATGACAGGGCGGGTGTTGTGGATCGCTCACAAGCAGCTCCAGAACATCTGTAAGCTCCACCGCGCCGTAGACCGGctccagcagcagcagccatCGGACCACGAGCAGCAGCTTAACCTGCGTTACGCCAAATGCGTGGCCGCCGTGTCCCTCACGTTCCTGGTTTGCTGGGTGCCGTACATCATCTTCCAGCTCATGTCCGTGACGGCTCTTCAGGGTGGGGAGAGATCGCAGAGCTCTTCTTTGTACATCATCATGTCCTGTACGGGAATCGGTAGCATGGCCGTCATTCCGCTCATACTGGGACTGGCTAACAAGCAGTACACTGAGCCCATCAGCAGGGTGATGCTTAAACTGAGAAACCGCTGGAGGGGAGGACAAAATAACAGAGATATTGCACTTTGA